In one window of Brassica rapa cultivar Chiifu-401-42 chromosome A07, CAAS_Brap_v3.01, whole genome shotgun sequence DNA:
- the LOC103850155 gene encoding cullin-1-like, whose protein sequence is MMARTIDFAQGWRIMQIGITKLEKHVEGLPGNSINSEQYIKLYTTVYVMCTQKPPHDHTEKLYNKYCEVLEEYTKSTALPSLRKTYDDEYMLLRVLLERWSIHKKMVRRLSRIFHYLDRYFVYRNSLLSLEEVGLACFVDMVYNTLQRRVREAVIAIVDKEREGDDTDIDRALLENIKDIYVEIGMGNMKRYEQDLESFMLEGTASYYSRKASRWIQEYSYFDYIRKSEECVKKEKKRMSHYLYASSEPELVKKVEHELFVVYANKLLEKKHSEFREIAGGLEPITNMFKQHVEDTDGQDTAAIRKVIEVHDKYIVYVTKCLENQTIFHKSLKEAFKFFCSKAVSGSSLSAESLATICDRIIILKKWASEELSDEAIEKVVKFLAYISDDKDLFAEFYKKKLARRLLLNRDASYDHERRIITKLKQQFGGNFTYKMEGMVTDLTLSRQYQNSFDEYVASNPAAKPGIDFNVTLLTTSVWPSYKTFDVNLPSEMVKCVEIFKVFYEAKHKRRKLTWLHSLDTCHINGKFDQKPIDLIVSTHQAAVLLLFNTRDQLNYTDIQTQLNLSHEDLVWVLHSLSCAKYKILIKEPATETVSKNDVFEVNSKFTSRMGRVKIPLSHVDERKKVVEYVNNDRRYAIEASIVRIMKGKKVLGHEQLVSQCVKQLSGMFKPDVKAIKTRIEELIARDYLERDKMNPNMFRYLA, encoded by the coding sequence ATGATGGCCAGGACGATTGACTTTGCGCAAGGATGGAGAATTATGCAGATTGGTATCACTAAGCTGGAAAAGCATGTGGAAGGACTTCCTGGGAACTCAATTAATAGTGAGCAATATATAAAACTTTACACGACTGTCTACGTTATGTGCACCCAGAAACCTCCTCATGATCACACAGAGAAGCTTTATAACAAGTACTGTGAAGTACTTGAGGAATATACTAAGTCGACAGCTTTGCCTTCTCTAAGGAAGACCTATGACGATGAATATATGCTGCTGCGAGTACTTCTTGAAAGATGGTCTATCCATAAAAAGATGGTTAGACGCCTATCCAGGATCTTCCACTATCTTGACCGTTACTTCGTTTATCGCAATTCACTCCTATCTCTGGAAGAAGTTGGATTAGCATGCTTCGTTGACATGGTTTATAACACGTTGCAACGCAGGGTCAGAGAAGCTGTGATAGCTATAGTTGATAAAGAACGAGAAGGTGATGATACTGATATTGATAGGGCGTTACTTGAAAACATTAAAGACATTTATGTAGAGATTGGAATGGGTAATATGAAAAGATACGAACAAGATTTGGAGAGCTTCATGCTTGAAGGTACAGCGTCTTACTATTCTCGCAAGGCATCAAGATGGATTCAAGAATATTCTTACTTTGATTACATTCGGAAGTCTGAAGAATGTgtaaagaaggagaagaagagaatgtCTCACTACCTTTACGCAAGCAGTGAGCCAGAGCTGGTTAAGAAAGTAGAGCATGAGTTGTTTGTAGTGTATGCAAACAAGCTTCTTGAGAAAAAGCACTCAGAGTTCAGGGAAATTGCGGGAGGCTTGGAACCTATAACAAACATGTTCAAGCAGCATGTTGAAGACACAGATGGTCAAGACACGGCTGCAATCAGAAAAGTGATTGAGGTACATGATAAGTACATAGTCTATGTCACAAAGTGTCTCGAGAATCAAACCATCTTTCACAAGTCCTTGAAAGAGGCATTTAAGTTTTTCTGTAGCAAAGCAGTGTCTGGAAGCTCTTTAAGTGCTGAATCACTGGCAACAATTTGTGACAGAATTATAATTCTCAAGAAATGGGCAAGTGAGGAGCTGAGTGATGAAGCTATTGAGAAGGTGGTCAAGTTTCTTGCGTATATAAGTGACGACAAGGATCTTTTTGCAGAGTTTTACAAGAAGAAGCTGGCACGTAGGCTGCTATTGAATCGTGATGCTAGTTATGATCATGAGAGAAGGATCATTACAAAGCTCAAACAACAGTTTGGTGGGAATTTTACTTATAAGATGGAGGGAATGGTGACAGATTTGACATTGTCAAGACAATACCAAAACAGCTTCGATGAGTATGTAGCCAGTAACCCTGCTGCAAAACCAGGGATTGATTTTAACGTCACTCTTCTTACAACTAGTGTTTGGCCAAGTTACAAAACGTTTGACGTGAATCTACCTAGTGAAATGGTCAAGTGTGTTGAAATTTTCAAAGTGTTTTATGAAGCCAAACACAAACGTAGGAAACTTACTTGGCTCCACTCACTAGACACTTGTCACATCAACGGAAAGTTCGATCAAAAGCCCATTGATTTGATCGTGTCGACTCACCAGGCTGCTGTGCTTCTGCTTTTTAACACAAGGGACCAACTGAACTACACTGACATCCAAACTCAACTGAACCTAAGCCATGAAGATCTTGTGTGGGTGCTTCATTCCTTGTCATGTGCTAAATACAAGATTCTTATCAAGGAGCCAGCCACAGAGACTGTCTCCAAGAATGATGTTTTTGAAGTCAACTCCAAATTTACATCTAGAATGGGCAGAGTAAAGATTCCTCTCTCTCATGTTGATGAACGGAAGAAAGTTGTTGAATATGTTAATAACGACAGGCGCTATGCAATTGAAGCTTCTATTGTCAGGATCATGAAGGGCAAGAAAGTATTGGGACATGAACAACTTGTTTCTCAGTGTGTCAAGCAACTTAGTGGGATGTTCAAGCCTGATGTTAAAGCGATTAAAACACGTATAGAGGAATTAATAGCGAGAGATTATTTGGAGAGGGACAAGATGAATCCTAATATGTTTAGGTACTTGGCTTAG